The region CATTCGTCTGGCAGTATTATGCCGTAAATATTCCCAAATGGGACGACCACGCCCTGCGGGCATTCCTGTTTTATTCTGATCAGGAACCCACCCTCACCGGAAAGATCTATCAGCTTTTCAGGCAGCATAACGAACACCGGATTGTGTATGACCGGCTCATCACGCGACTTGATTACAGCCTGTTCGGGAAGCTCAACTTTGTCCACCTCATGCTGGTTGGCAACCTGAGTCTGGTTGGCTTGCTGCTGGTTTTTGTAGCTGCGTTACGCCGGTCGATGCCCGGCCGGACAACCGCACTTTATGCCCTTCCTATATCCCTGCTGCTCTTCAACCTGTCGCAGTGGGAAAACATGTATTGGGGGATGGCAGCTCTGCAAAACTTCTCGGTTGTGTTATGGGTACTGGCGGCTTTCTATTTTTTGAGTTACACCCGTTTATGGGGGCTGGCGCTGGTGTCGGCTACGCTGGCAACATTAACCAGCGGTAATGGCCTTATAGTATGGCCAATCGGTTTTGTTATTCTCGCATTGCGTTTACCAGCTTACGTGCCTGCAACCGGCCGACAGCTTTACAGACCTCTGCTCGGCTGGCTGGCTGGGGCAGCACTGGTCATTGGACTTTATTTCACAGGCTTCGAAAAACCGGATGGTATTGCTTATGTAAAACCTGGGCTGACTGACCTGTTAAAAGGCTGGTTTGCCGTTCTGGGAGCAGCTGCCGAAGCCCTTCCGGTTCGCACTCCCCTTCGTACGTGTATTTTGCTGGGCGCTGTCCTGTTTGCGGCTATCGTTTATGTGATCGTCAAGACCCTCTGGACCAACCGAGTTCTTATCGGCAAGGTGTTCAGCGGCCTGGTAACGCGTAATACAAACGTACTGAAAACGGAAAAAGTGATGGCTTCCAGTACACTCTTCTTCTGGAGTAGTGCCGCTTTCATTTTGGGAACAACGCTCGTTGTCGCCTGGGCTCGGACGGGCTTTGGGGTCAATTTGCTCATTACGAGTCGGTACAAAATGTACTCCCTGACGGGTTTATCACTGGTATATTTCTACACGGTGGCGAACCTGCCGGGTCGGCTGGCCCGGTGGTGGATGATGGGAAGTATACTCAGCAGTTGTGTATTTGCCGGGCTGACATATTATGCGTTTCTGGACGAAACCATCTGGTGGCGGCACTGGCTGACAACCAATCAGTTCAACTGGACATATACGACCAACCGGCCCGTCACCTCCTCCGACTCTATATCACAGAAGTATACGCCCTCTACTCCGGCTTTCTATGACGCGGCATTACCGGTGTTATTCGGTCCAGCCCAACAACCGGCTCTCGACTTAAAACTGACCGAAATCAACGGTGGTTTTTCGATTGAGAGCGCAACCTTTCCTTTCCAGGGTTTGCGTGATGAAGGCGCTTATGTAGTTGCACGGTCGGCGAAACGGACGTACTTGTTTCCGGTCTGGCAAAACCAGCAGTCTGTTCTGGCGGCACGATTTAAACCGGCCAGCGTATTCACGAATGGATTTAAAGCAACCCTTCTCGATTTGGAGCTGGACGCGGGCAGTTATCGACTGTTTGTGTTGAAGGTGACGAGTCCAACTACCTTTAGTCTGTATCCTACCAATCAGCAACTAACTTCCAAAGGCCCACCGGCTACCGTGAGCACCAAAAACTGGTAGCTTCCAGAGTGGTTCGTTTTAGTTGATTTTTGGCTTAATTCAACACACACTTGATTCATCAACAGCACCCTTCGTCCAATTTGTCTAACCAATCGTCTATACCAACCGCTGCCCCTGCCCGTTCAACGCTGAATCACCTTCGGCAGCTGGACGGTATTCGATTCATTGCGGTGGGCATGGTCCTGTTCGACCATTGGATGGTTGGCCGGGCCGATGGGCTGGCATTGGGGGCATTGGGCGTTACGATCTTTTTTGTGCTAAGCGGTTTTCTGATAACCCGTATCCTGCTGTCGAGCAAAGACAAGCTCAGCAACCAGCCAAACGGAGGGTTAGGAAAGTACCTCAAGACGTTCTACATCCGCCGTACCCTGCGTATTTTCCCAATTTATTACCTGACACTCTTTGTTCTCTATCTGATTAACGAACCACCCGTCCGCCGAACATTTGCGTGGCTGGCTCTTTATGCATCCAACATATACATAGCGCGTTATGCTACCTGGATGGGCACCGTCGATCACCTGTGGTCGTTAGCCGTTGAAGAGCAGGTGTACCTTATTTTTCCGTTACTCCTCTTTTTCATGCCACGCCGGTGGGTTCCGCTCACCTCCATACTTATGATTGTTGGCAGCGTTGGGTTACGGTACATCCTGTTTCACAAGCAGTTGCCCTGGTTTATCGGGTACGTATCCATGCCCACCTGCCTGGATGCGTTTGGTCTGGGTATGCTGATGGCGTTTACCTGGCTGTATCGACGCGAGTGGTTCACCCGCTTGTTTCAATCGTCAACCTGGGTTATTGTCAGCCTGCTGGCGTTTCTGGGAGCAGTCTGGCTCACAAACTGGCTGGCCCAGACACCATC is a window of Spirosoma linguale DSM 74 DNA encoding:
- a CDS encoding hypothetical protein (KEGG: bpy:Bphyt_0895 putative transmembrane protein), with amino-acid sequence MSWVLLGLPILFFAFVWQYYAVNIPKWDDHALRAFLFYSDQEPTLTGKIYQLFRQHNEHRIVYDRLITRLDYSLFGKLNFVHLMLVGNLSLVGLLLVFVAALRRSMPGRTTALYALPISLLLFNLSQWENMYWGMAALQNFSVVLWVLAAFYFLSYTRLWGLALVSATLATLTSGNGLIVWPIGFVILALRLPAYVPATGRQLYRPLLGWLAGAALVIGLYFTGFEKPDGIAYVKPGLTDLLKGWFAVLGAAAEALPVRTPLRTCILLGAVLFAAIVYVIVKTLWTNRVLIGKVFSGLVTRNTNVLKTEKVMASSTLFFWSSAAFILGTTLVVAWARTGFGVNLLITSRYKMYSLTGLSLVYFYTVANLPGRLARWWMMGSILSSCVFAGLTYYAFLDETIWWRHWLTTNQFNWTYTTNRPVTSSDSISQKYTPSTPAFYDAALPVLFGPAQQPALDLKLTEINGGFSIESATFPFQGLRDEGAYVVARSAKRTYLFPVWQNQQSVLAARFKPASVFTNGFKATLLDLELDAGSYRLFVLKVTSPTTFSLYPTNQQLTSKGPPATVSTKNW
- a CDS encoding acyltransferase 3 (PFAM: acyltransferase 3~KEGG: sme:SM_b21188 acyltransferase); the protein is MSNQSSIPTAAPARSTLNHLRQLDGIRFIAVGMVLFDHWMVGRADGLALGALGVTIFFVLSGFLITRILLSSKDKLSNQPNGGLGKYLKTFYIRRTLRIFPIYYLTLFVLYLINEPPVRRTFAWLALYASNIYIARYATWMGTVDHLWSLAVEEQVYLIFPLLLFFMPRRWVPLTSILMIVGSVGLRYILFHKQLPWFIGYVSMPTCLDAFGLGMLMAFTWLYRREWFTRLFQSSTWVIVSLLAFLGAVWLTNWLAQTPSIGYHNVVADVWERLIGSLFGFFLIGRAVVGFRGPMKWVLENPVSQYMGRISYGLYLFHNFVFNFFHTQPTHFTVRAWKRLSEMMPFLTSSYFFQFSFYLVLTVVLATISWFLIEKPINNLKDRFSY